Proteins encoded in a region of the Gammaproteobacteria bacterium genome:
- a CDS encoding MFS transporter, with translation MVKKLQRNIKLVYGLAFFHCFMIIVPVIVPFFMSKGLGLAEIFYLQTVYAATIVLLEAPSGYFADLFGRRIALLAGSVVHGVGYLLLNFADNFLSLMAFEIIVGVAGSLLSGADLALLYDSHKALDNEDISPHSPGIAQLGFIKSCAEGCGALLGGVLALWSFEIMVVGQSLGAWVCFILALFVVEPPYKNEEQDESSTRLVNIFRHMWRSDRVLRNVFIAIPVYNLATIHVVWLVQPYWEDRGVSLAAFGILWFAQSLTVGMASRWSFDIERRHGATAALCLIGVLPVLGFFGMAWLQGWTGIAICLLLFFGRGLVQVILVNALNRRVPSSFRATANSLTSFTFRLGFITTGPLVGYVAESQGLTMALNLLGWAFIAAFLFIMLPLIRSVKLLQREPA, from the coding sequence GTGGTTAAAAAACTGCAAAGAAACATCAAGCTTGTCTACGGGCTGGCATTCTTTCACTGCTTCATGATTATCGTGCCGGTTATCGTGCCGTTTTTCATGTCGAAGGGGCTTGGCCTGGCGGAGATTTTTTACCTGCAGACAGTCTATGCCGCCACCATTGTTCTGCTCGAGGCACCTTCGGGTTACTTCGCCGACCTCTTCGGTCGTCGAATCGCCCTGCTGGCAGGCAGTGTTGTACACGGCGTGGGGTATCTGCTGCTCAATTTCGCTGACAACTTTCTGAGCCTGATGGCTTTTGAAATCATTGTCGGGGTTGCCGGCAGCCTGCTCTCTGGTGCGGATCTTGCCTTGCTGTACGATTCCCATAAAGCTCTCGACAACGAGGACATTTCGCCACACAGCCCTGGAATTGCGCAGTTAGGATTCATTAAGTCATGCGCGGAAGGTTGCGGTGCGCTGCTGGGCGGCGTGCTTGCATTGTGGTCATTCGAAATTATGGTGGTCGGTCAATCGCTGGGGGCCTGGGTCTGTTTCATACTCGCCCTGTTTGTGGTGGAACCTCCGTACAAAAATGAGGAACAGGATGAGTCCAGCACCAGGCTGGTCAATATCTTCAGGCATATGTGGCGTAGCGATCGGGTATTGCGCAATGTCTTTATCGCTATACCCGTTTACAACCTGGCTACGATACACGTCGTCTGGCTGGTCCAGCCGTACTGGGAAGATCGGGGCGTGTCCCTCGCGGCCTTCGGTATTCTCTGGTTCGCCCAGAGCCTGACCGTCGGCATGGCCAGCCGCTGGAGCTTTGATATTGAACGCAGGCATGGCGCCACAGCAGCATTGTGCCTGATCGGAGTATTGCCCGTGCTTGGTTTTTTCGGCATGGCATGGCTCCAGGGCTGGACAGGAATCGCGATCTGCCTGTTGTTGTTTTTTGGCCGGGGGCTGGTACAGGTCATCCTGGTTAACGCGCTCAACAGGCGTGTCCCGAGCAGCTTTCGGGCCACAGCCAATTCACTGACCAGCTTTACATTCCGCCTGGGATTTATCACCACAGGGCCACTGGTAGGGTATGTCGCTGAAAGCCAGGGCTTGACCATGGCGCTCAACCTGCTGGGCTGGGCCTTTATCGCGGCATTCCTGTTCATCATGCTGCCACTGATCCGATCGGTGAAGCTGCTGCAGCGGGAGCCGGCCTGA
- a CDS encoding P-II family nitrogen regulator has translation MKLITAIIKPFKSDDVREALSELGVNGMTVTEVKGFGRQKGHTELYRGAEYVIDFLPKAKLEVAIEDGLVDQAIEAICKVAQTGQIGDGKIFVSNLEQVVRIRTGETGNDAL, from the coding sequence ATGAAATTAATCACGGCGATTATTAAACCGTTCAAGTCTGATGACGTCCGCGAGGCGCTTTCTGAACTTGGTGTAAACGGTATGACTGTAACCGAAGTCAAGGGGTTCGGGCGTCAGAAGGGTCACACCGAACTCTATCGTGGCGCCGAATATGTCATCGACTTTTTACCTAAAGCAAAACTGGAGGTAGCGATCGAAGACGGGCTGGTCGATCAGGCAATCGAGGCGATATGCAAGGTCGCCCAGACCGGGCAGATCGGCGACGGCAAGATTTTCGTGAGCAACCTCGAGCAGGTAGTTCGCATTCGAACCGGGGAAACCGGCAACGACGCATTGTAA
- a CDS encoding ammonium transporter — protein MIKRKHRGSSLLALATLALPSLSQAQGTAIDGANTAWILTATALVLFMTIPGLSLFYGGLVRTKNVLSILMQCFAITIMVSVLWLLVGYSIAFGPSESAYWGGLSKAFFSGVVVDSMAGDIPETVFAAFQMTFAIITPALVVGAFAERMKFSAMMLFSALWTLLVYFPVANWVWGGGWLGQMGLIDFAGGTVVHVTAGVAAVVAALMLGQRKGFLSSALVPHNMTMTVTGAGMLWVGWFGFNAGSALAADGSAGMALIATHLSASAGALTWMTIEWVKYGKPSALGAVTGMVAGLATITPASGSVGPAGGMLIGIAGGAICFFATTTMKNRLKIDDSLDVFPVHGVGGILGTLLAGVLVSQNLGVFSGNGYAEGMNMGSQVLVQITGILAVAVYTGILTVVILKTVGALTSGLRISDEEEQMGCDISDHDEKGYSM, from the coding sequence ATGATAAAAAGAAAACACCGGGGGTCCAGCCTACTGGCGTTGGCGACCCTGGCACTACCCTCGCTTTCACAGGCTCAGGGCACCGCGATTGACGGCGCCAACACCGCCTGGATACTGACCGCAACAGCGCTGGTTCTGTTCATGACCATTCCAGGCCTGTCGCTGTTTTATGGCGGGCTGGTCAGAACCAAAAACGTACTTTCTATTCTGATGCAATGCTTTGCCATTACCATCATGGTGTCCGTACTGTGGCTGCTGGTAGGCTACAGTATCGCCTTTGGCCCCTCTGAATCCGCCTATTGGGGAGGCCTGAGCAAAGCGTTCTTCAGTGGCGTGGTTGTGGACTCCATGGCCGGTGATATTCCTGAAACCGTGTTTGCTGCGTTCCAGATGACGTTCGCCATCATTACGCCTGCACTGGTGGTGGGTGCCTTTGCCGAACGTATGAAATTCTCCGCGATGATGCTGTTCAGCGCCCTGTGGACATTGCTGGTTTATTTTCCCGTGGCGAACTGGGTCTGGGGTGGAGGCTGGCTGGGCCAAATGGGGCTCATTGATTTTGCTGGCGGTACCGTTGTGCACGTCACCGCCGGGGTGGCAGCGGTCGTTGCCGCCCTGATGCTTGGGCAGCGGAAAGGCTTTCTTTCATCGGCCCTGGTTCCCCACAATATGACTATGACCGTGACTGGCGCGGGCATGCTGTGGGTCGGCTGGTTCGGTTTTAATGCGGGCAGTGCATTGGCAGCCGACGGCAGTGCCGGCATGGCATTGATCGCCACCCATCTGTCAGCCTCGGCCGGAGCACTCACCTGGATGACAATCGAGTGGGTAAAATACGGTAAGCCCAGCGCCCTGGGCGCCGTGACCGGCATGGTTGCCGGCCTGGCCACGATCACCCCCGCATCGGGGTCAGTGGGCCCCGCTGGCGGTATGCTGATCGGCATCGCCGGGGGTGCCATTTGCTTTTTTGCCACCACGACCATGAAGAACAGATTAAAGATCGACGATTCGCTGGATGTTTTTCCCGTCCATGGTGTTGGCGGCATACTGGGGACGTTACTGGCCGGAGTCCTGGTTTCTCAGAATCTGGGCGTATTCAGCGGCAACGGCTATGCCGAAGGCATGAACATGGGGTCGCAAGTGCTGGTGCAGATCACCGGCATTCTCGCCGTTGCTGTCTATACTGGCATTCTGACTGTCGTGATTCTGAAAACAGTGGGGGCACTGACTTCCGGCCTGCGTATCAGTGACGAGGAAGAGCAGATGGGCTGCGACATCAGCGACCACGACGAGAAAGGTTATTCAATGTAG
- a CDS encoding PaaI family thioesterase — MDQTEQEALQRQLDNRDKPLFMKPGHCAGDLVEAYKWNTLREEPGLLELDVHLPEQLLNPRRQLFGGFTGTYVDMAAIYTVRTLFADKPGFTWSSTVNMRIDYLQPVTGPRFRIRSEVLNDGRTTTLVATWFLDLAGNNLVYAITTLRKYTQAT, encoded by the coding sequence ATGGATCAGACCGAGCAGGAAGCGCTGCAGAGGCAGCTCGATAACCGCGACAAGCCCCTCTTCATGAAACCGGGTCACTGTGCCGGTGACCTGGTGGAAGCCTACAAGTGGAATACACTCCGCGAGGAGCCAGGTCTGCTGGAGCTGGATGTGCACCTGCCTGAGCAGCTGCTCAATCCGCGCAGGCAGCTGTTCGGCGGATTTACCGGAACCTACGTAGACATGGCGGCGATCTATACGGTTCGAACCCTGTTTGCTGATAAACCGGGTTTTACCTGGTCCTCTACGGTGAACATGCGGATAGATTACCTGCAGCCGGTGACTGGGCCGCGATTCCGGATCAGAAGTGAAGTGCTCAACGACGGGCGGACCACGACCCTGGTCGCAACCTGGTTTCTCGACCTGGCCGGTAACAATCTTGTGTATGCCATCACCACGCTGCGGAAATACACTCAGGCAACTTAA
- a CDS encoding MBL fold metallo-hydrolase codes for MTRRKNASSLIKISIAVSALLIIAAGFAASAHSQTGRVVESDTHRFTELAEGVWHGVGTGRVHVMSNVMVLVGEFDTLVVDSHVTPAAARSLLDSLSVLSDKPVRYLVNSHYHFDHAHGNQAFPREVEIIGHSFTRQKLNGELGNVLEESTFRSFSDGVPSTVANLERQAAAEQDPARRAQLEERASVQRDYMNAIPEVTPTPPNITLEEKMTLFQVVERGSREIQLLHLGRAHTGGDVVVYLPQEQIVFTGDMMLPSLSYMGDAHVDEWPDTLEALKTLKFDWVLPGHGQPFSDRAVIDNFQAYLEDLWVKVARLKDQGLSAEQTAEQIDLTNHSANYPQLRGPGADPRAVRRIYQLLDNR; via the coding sequence ATGACTCGACGAAAAAATGCTTCATCTCTAATAAAAATATCTATAGCTGTCTCGGCATTACTGATCATCGCCGCAGGCTTTGCGGCCAGTGCCCATTCCCAGACTGGCAGGGTGGTTGAATCGGATACACACCGCTTTACCGAACTGGCCGAGGGCGTCTGGCATGGCGTCGGGACCGGCCGGGTGCATGTCATGAGCAATGTCATGGTCCTGGTAGGGGAGTTCGATACCCTGGTCGTGGATTCCCATGTCACACCCGCGGCAGCCCGTTCCCTGCTTGACTCACTGTCGGTGTTGAGTGACAAGCCGGTCCGGTATCTGGTCAACAGCCATTATCACTTTGATCACGCCCACGGCAATCAGGCGTTTCCCCGCGAAGTGGAAATTATTGGCCACAGTTTTACGCGCCAGAAACTGAATGGCGAACTGGGCAATGTGCTCGAAGAATCCACTTTCCGGAGCTTTTCAGACGGCGTACCCAGCACGGTTGCCAATCTGGAGCGTCAGGCTGCGGCCGAGCAGGACCCGGCGCGCCGTGCCCAGCTTGAAGAGCGGGCGAGTGTCCAGCGCGACTACATGAATGCCATCCCGGAGGTAACTCCGACGCCGCCCAACATCACCCTGGAAGAAAAAATGACTCTGTTCCAGGTAGTTGAGCGGGGCAGCCGTGAAATCCAGTTGCTGCATCTCGGGCGGGCCCATACCGGCGGTGACGTTGTGGTCTACCTGCCTCAGGAGCAGATTGTCTTTACCGGAGACATGATGCTGCCAAGCCTGTCCTATATGGGTGATGCCCACGTGGACGAATGGCCTGATACCCTGGAAGCCCTGAAGACACTGAAGTTCGACTGGGTGTTGCCTGGTCATGGGCAGCCCTTCAGTGACAGGGCGGTCATCGATAATTTTCAGGCCTACCTGGAAGACCTGTGGGTCAAAGTGGCGCGCCTCAAGGACCAGGGGCTGAGTGCCGAGCAGACTGCTGAACAGATAGATCTGACCAACCACAGCGCTAACTATCCCCAGCTGCGAGGGCCCGGTGCGGACCCGCGGGCGGTGCGGCGTATCTATCAGCTACTGGATAACCGGTGA
- a CDS encoding YbhB/YbcL family Raf kinase inhibitor-like protein, which yields MKMTSGILVAGLLMLASMVRAADAPETVRVASSAFDNHGTVPLAYTAYGDNQSIDISWTNLPAGTVELALICDDPVVAMSQPFVHWVVYNIPASAPGLPAGMPADSSPDLPGLEGVTNGVSGVRRPGYFGPRPPVDGLLHAYHYRVYALDADLDLPEGLNKDELLAAMEGHILATGLLMGHYQRTE from the coding sequence ATGAAAATGACATCAGGTATTCTAGTGGCCGGCCTGCTGATGCTGGCCAGTATGGTGCGGGCCGCGGACGCGCCCGAGACGGTCAGGGTCGCCAGCAGTGCATTCGACAACCATGGCACGGTGCCCCTGGCGTACACAGCCTACGGGGATAATCAGTCGATAGATATCAGCTGGACCAATCTGCCGGCAGGTACTGTCGAGCTGGCGCTGATCTGCGATGACCCGGTAGTGGCGATGTCGCAGCCGTTCGTGCACTGGGTGGTCTACAATATCCCGGCTTCCGCCCCGGGGCTGCCGGCCGGAATGCCGGCTGATTCTTCGCCGGATCTGCCCGGGCTGGAGGGTGTGACCAATGGTGTGAGCGGGGTAAGGCGACCTGGTTACTTTGGTCCCAGGCCTCCGGTAGATGGTCTGCTGCACGCCTACCATTACCGGGTTTATGCGCTGGATGCTGATCTGGATCTGCCCGAAGGGCTCAACAAGGATGAGTTACTGGCAGCAATGGAAGGTCACATACTGGCAACCGGCCTGTTGATGGGACACTATCAGCGAACCGAATAG
- a CDS encoding acyl-CoA synthetase: MSSTNIYEQSLERNAANFAPLTPLSFIERAASVYPDRVALINGARRQTWSETYRRCCLLASALRKRGIGKGDTVSFMAANTPEMFEAHFGVLMPGAVLNALNTRLDARAIAFILEHAEARVVFTDREFSATIKAALALLSDKPLVIDIDDPSYEGGELLGEMTYEEFLEEGDPDYACFQVEDEWQACSLNYTSGTTGNPKGVVYHHRGAYLNAVSNALSWDMTSHPIYLWTLPMFHCNGWCFPWTLAAMNGTSVCLRHVRADAVFEAIRVHQVSHFCGAPVVLNTLINADESLKQGIKHKVGVMTAGAAPPAAVIAGMEEMNFSVSHVYGLTETYGPCVVCAPQENWADLSIADRAELLARQGVRAPLQDELMVADPETLQPVPKDGATMGEIFMRGNLVMKGYLKNPPTTEESFAGGWFHSGDLAVWHQDGYVQIKDRSKDIIISGGENISSLELESVLFKHPKILEAAVVAAPDEKWGEVPCAFVTLKNGQQMSVDELVAYCRAELAGFKIPKKVVFGPIEKTSTGKVQKYRLRERAAQAD; the protein is encoded by the coding sequence ATGAGCAGCACGAATATCTATGAGCAGTCTCTGGAGCGCAATGCCGCCAATTTCGCTCCACTGACACCGCTTTCCTTTATCGAAAGGGCCGCCAGCGTGTATCCGGACCGGGTTGCATTGATAAACGGCGCTCGGCGCCAGACCTGGTCAGAGACTTATCGGCGTTGCTGTCTGCTGGCATCGGCGCTGCGCAAGCGAGGGATTGGTAAAGGTGACACCGTGTCTTTCATGGCAGCCAACACGCCGGAAATGTTTGAGGCGCATTTCGGCGTACTGATGCCCGGTGCCGTATTGAATGCCCTGAATACGCGGCTCGATGCCAGAGCCATCGCGTTTATTCTGGAGCACGCTGAGGCCAGGGTGGTGTTTACCGACCGTGAATTCAGCGCAACGATCAAGGCCGCCCTGGCGCTGTTGTCTGACAAACCACTGGTGATCGATATAGATGACCCGTCGTACGAGGGCGGTGAGCTGCTGGGTGAAATGACCTATGAGGAATTTCTCGAGGAGGGTGACCCGGACTATGCCTGCTTTCAGGTCGAGGATGAGTGGCAGGCCTGCTCTCTGAACTACACGTCCGGCACAACCGGCAATCCCAAGGGGGTTGTTTACCATCATCGGGGCGCTTACCTCAACGCGGTGTCCAACGCCTTGAGCTGGGATATGACCAGCCATCCGATTTACCTGTGGACCCTGCCCATGTTCCATTGCAACGGCTGGTGTTTCCCCTGGACACTGGCGGCGATGAACGGTACCAGCGTGTGTCTGCGCCATGTGCGGGCCGACGCTGTTTTCGAGGCTATCCGGGTCCATCAGGTCAGTCATTTTTGTGGCGCACCGGTAGTTCTGAATACACTGATCAACGCGGACGAATCGCTGAAGCAGGGGATTAAGCACAAGGTCGGGGTCATGACGGCAGGAGCGGCGCCACCGGCGGCCGTGATTGCCGGAATGGAAGAAATGAACTTCAGCGTATCCCACGTTTACGGGTTGACCGAGACTTACGGTCCTTGTGTGGTGTGTGCGCCCCAGGAAAACTGGGCCGACCTGTCCATAGCCGACCGGGCTGAGCTGCTGGCCAGACAGGGTGTGCGCGCGCCTCTGCAGGATGAGCTGATGGTGGCCGATCCGGAAACTTTACAACCAGTCCCCAAAGACGGCGCAACCATGGGGGAAATTTTCATGCGTGGAAATCTGGTAATGAAAGGTTATCTGAAAAACCCACCAACCACGGAGGAATCGTTTGCCGGTGGCTGGTTTCACTCCGGTGATCTGGCCGTGTGGCACCAGGACGGCTATGTGCAGATCAAGGACCGTTCCAAGGATATAATCATTTCCGGCGGCGAAAACATCTCGTCGCTGGAATTGGAATCGGTGTTATTCAAGCATCCTAAGATACTGGAGGCGGCAGTGGTGGCAGCACCGGACGAGAAATGGGGTGAGGTGCCCTGTGCCTTTGTCACGCTGAAAAACGGCCAGCAGATGAGCGTTGATGAGCTGGTTGCTTATTGTCGCGCCGAACTGGCGGGCTTCAAAATTCCCAAGAAGGTTGTTTTTGGCCCGATCGAAAAAACCTCAACGGGCAAGGTGCAGAAGTACAGATTGAGAGAGCGTGCGGCCCAGGCGGACTAG
- a CDS encoding ATP-binding protein: protein MTTEMYNTGFKNLFASFSLSDSTSTARQALSLLLLIRASVTLLGGLGLLIYRFYSGGSVPATPMALVFIGIFFSVLLGIWRLSAARVISSTELFTHLMIDVFFLVLVLLTVGGASNPLISYLLVLLAVGATFLTRTQANLFAFGGILVYTTFIWLDLRTDSAESDTMMSFQMHLVGMWAIFVVCAILISVFVTRMASTIRERELTLAKSRENEMRNEQLVAIGTLAAGTAHALGTPLSTMSVLLAEMDKLSVEEVGSEEVKEDISLLRQQVQRCKNSLKQLTDYYNKEYDNTEDTVGLGDFVESIKDYITNIHPSATIRFSISEADAGSLMARDPNINHALINIIENGIKAARSETQVSFRVLQDPADSVEISVQDDGPGVPKEVMERMGEPFISTREDSMGLGIYLANATLQKAGGSIEMFNRKTGGAQTVIHLPLRSSAMSRTGD, encoded by the coding sequence ATGACTACCGAAATGTATAACACCGGATTCAAAAACCTGTTCGCGTCTTTCTCCCTGAGCGACAGCACCAGCACCGCCCGCCAGGCACTCTCCCTGCTGCTGTTGATCCGCGCTTCCGTGACCCTGCTGGGCGGGCTGGGATTACTGATCTACCGTTTCTATTCCGGCGGCAGTGTCCCGGCGACACCGATGGCGCTGGTGTTTATCGGCATCTTTTTTTCTGTCCTGCTGGGAATATGGCGGCTCTCCGCTGCCAGAGTGATCAGCAGCACCGAGCTGTTCACGCACCTGATGATCGATGTCTTCTTTCTGGTCCTGGTACTGCTTACTGTAGGCGGGGCCAGCAACCCGCTTATTTCCTACCTGCTGGTACTGCTGGCCGTTGGGGCAACCTTCCTTACCAGAACCCAGGCAAATCTGTTCGCCTTCGGGGGCATTCTGGTCTACACCACGTTTATCTGGCTGGACCTGCGCACCGACTCTGCTGAAAGCGACACCATGATGAGCTTTCAGATGCACCTGGTAGGCATGTGGGCAATCTTCGTTGTTTGCGCAATACTGATTTCGGTTTTTGTGACCCGCATGGCCAGCACCATCAGGGAAAGGGAACTGACCCTTGCCAAATCCAGGGAAAACGAAATGCGCAATGAACAACTGGTGGCGATCGGCACCCTCGCGGCCGGCACCGCCCATGCCCTGGGCACCCCTCTCTCGACCATGTCGGTCCTGCTTGCCGAAATGGATAAGCTGAGCGTGGAGGAAGTAGGCAGTGAAGAAGTCAAGGAGGACATTTCCCTGCTCCGGCAGCAGGTGCAACGCTGCAAGAATTCTCTAAAACAGCTGACCGACTACTACAACAAGGAATACGATAACACTGAAGACACCGTAGGCCTCGGTGATTTTGTTGAGAGCATCAAGGACTACATCACCAATATTCATCCGTCGGCAACCATTCGTTTCTCCATCTCTGAAGCCGACGCCGGGTCGCTGATGGCCAGGGATCCGAACATCAACCACGCCCTGATCAATATCATAGAAAACGGCATCAAGGCTGCCCGATCCGAAACCCAGGTAAGCTTTCGCGTCCTGCAGGATCCCGCCGATAGCGTCGAGATCTCAGTACAGGATGATGGACCCGGAGTCCCCAAGGAAGTGATGGAGCGCATGGGAGAGCCCTTCATTTCAACACGGGAAGACAGCATGGGATTGGGTATCTACCTGGCCAATGCCACACTGCAGAAAGCGGGCGGCAGCATCGAGATGTTCAACCGCAAAACCGGGGGTGCACAGACTGTTATTCACCTGCCACTCAGATCCTCTGCCATGAGCAGGACTGGAGATTGA
- a CDS encoding response regulator transcription factor, with translation MDSNLLLVEDDPVFARVISRALGLRGYAVSHAETLETALQLINNHTFQYAILDLNLGGQTSLELIPVLNEENPEIKTLILTGYASIATAVEAIKLGATNYLAKPADTDEILAALLEKPGKANVSEANQEPMSVRRLEWEHIQKVLQENNGNISETARQLKMHRRTLQRKLQKRPVAK, from the coding sequence ATGGACAGTAACCTGCTTCTGGTCGAGGACGACCCGGTCTTTGCCCGCGTCATAAGCCGTGCGCTCGGCCTGCGGGGTTACGCCGTATCCCATGCCGAAACACTGGAGACAGCGCTCCAGCTGATTAACAATCATACGTTCCAATATGCCATCCTGGACCTGAACCTGGGCGGTCAGACATCACTTGAACTTATACCGGTATTAAATGAGGAAAACCCGGAGATTAAAACCCTGATTCTGACCGGTTATGCCAGCATTGCCACCGCCGTGGAAGCGATCAAGCTCGGTGCCACCAACTACCTGGCCAAACCGGCTGACACCGATGAAATACTTGCGGCGCTGCTGGAGAAGCCCGGCAAGGCAAACGTCAGCGAAGCCAACCAGGAACCCATGTCAGTGCGACGCCTGGAATGGGAGCATATCCAGAAAGTGCTGCAGGAAAACAATGGCAATATTTCGGAGACCGCGCGGCAGCTGAAAATGCATCGCCGCACCTTACAGCGAAAACTGCAGAAACGACCGGTCGCCAAGTAA
- a CDS encoding SDR family oxidoreductase has product MKDFTDQVAIVTGSSSGVGAATARLLASLGCHVVINYSTKKDAAEAVAGECRQHGVEALVSGANVARDEDCRALVKQVLAKWGRVDVLVNNAGTTKFVEHSNLDGLSEEDFQRIYGVNVVGAYQMTRAVNEVMQEQATGGSIVNVASTAAINGIGSCIAYAASKGAMVTMTLSLARVLAPKVRVNAICPGFIEGDWLRKGMGDARYEAVMQSNRDNAPLGVNATPETVAEAILHFIVGPSVVTGETLIVDGGRHLNQVPLTRR; this is encoded by the coding sequence ATGAAAGATTTCACTGACCAGGTAGCAATCGTAACGGGTTCCAGTAGCGGAGTGGGGGCGGCAACTGCCAGATTGCTCGCCTCGCTTGGGTGTCATGTGGTTATTAATTACAGCACCAAAAAGGATGCTGCTGAGGCGGTGGCCGGGGAATGCCGACAGCACGGCGTGGAGGCTCTTGTTTCCGGGGCCAACGTGGCCCGCGACGAGGACTGTCGGGCGCTGGTAAAGCAGGTGCTGGCCAAATGGGGGCGCGTGGACGTGCTGGTCAATAATGCAGGGACCACCAAGTTTGTTGAGCACAGCAATCTTGACGGACTCAGTGAGGAAGACTTCCAGCGTATTTACGGCGTCAACGTGGTCGGCGCCTACCAGATGACCCGGGCTGTCAACGAGGTCATGCAGGAGCAGGCCACCGGTGGCAGTATCGTCAATGTAGCCTCAACCGCTGCGATCAACGGCATCGGCAGTTGCATCGCCTATGCGGCCTCCAAGGGGGCGATGGTCACCATGACCCTGTCACTGGCCAGGGTGCTGGCACCGAAAGTGCGGGTCAATGCCATATGCCCCGGGTTTATCGAAGGTGACTGGCTGCGCAAGGGAATGGGCGATGCACGCTATGAGGCCGTGATGCAAAGTAATCGGGACAATGCGCCACTGGGTGTCAATGCAACCCCTGAAACCGTGGCCGAGGCTATTCTGCATTTTATCGTAGGCCCCAGTGTGGTTACCGGCGAGACGCTCATCGTCGATGGTGGTCGCCACCTCAACCAGGTCCCTTTGACCCGGCGGTGA
- a CDS encoding efflux RND transporter periplasmic adaptor subunit yields MNKQQLVAVGIVALVALWMFFPRSSDTLDTDVAEAAQITINAVADDQQIGTSDITGFTVRAARLTAQDYVEYVRVRGRTEAFRRVDIRAEQPGRVVATPVVEGSRVTTGDVLCEIAVDTRESDLMEARSRQQQTRVEYDATQDLRRQGLTSEVSLVQAKAAYDSATAALARAQLALDNTRIKAPFDGIVERRPAEVGDLLDRGAVCASLLDDDPMLLVGMVPEQQIGKLKPGARVDAELLTGEKVAATVTYLSRSADSMSRSYRIEATAEQPDGIRDGITAEMFIAAATTRAHLIPPSALTLDDSGIVGVKTLDDENTVTFMPVTVVGDETSQVSAGVWVTGLPNQVTLITHGQEIVFPGQQVESDFSWAQTSR; encoded by the coding sequence TTGAATAAACAGCAATTGGTTGCCGTGGGCATAGTCGCACTGGTAGCACTATGGATGTTTTTCCCCCGCTCTTCCGACACCCTGGATACCGACGTGGCCGAGGCAGCGCAGATTACCATCAACGCAGTCGCCGATGATCAGCAGATTGGTACCAGCGACATCACTGGCTTTACGGTCCGGGCCGCCAGGCTTACCGCTCAGGATTACGTTGAGTACGTGCGGGTCCGGGGCCGGACCGAGGCATTTCGGCGGGTTGACATACGTGCCGAGCAGCCTGGCAGAGTAGTCGCCACACCCGTGGTCGAAGGCTCGCGGGTGACAACCGGTGATGTGCTGTGCGAGATAGCCGTGGATACCCGGGAAAGCGATCTGATGGAGGCCAGAAGCCGGCAGCAACAGACCAGGGTGGAGTACGACGCAACCCAGGATCTGCGTCGCCAGGGGCTGACCTCGGAAGTGTCATTGGTCCAGGCGAAAGCCGCCTATGACTCAGCCACTGCGGCTTTAGCCCGCGCCCAGTTGGCGCTGGACAATACCCGCATCAAGGCACCCTTCGACGGGATTGTTGAACGCCGGCCCGCGGAGGTCGGCGACCTGCTGGACCGGGGCGCCGTGTGCGCCTCCCTGCTGGATGACGACCCCATGCTGCTGGTCGGCATGGTCCCCGAGCAGCAGATTGGCAAGCTCAAGCCCGGCGCCCGGGTTGACGCAGAACTGTTGACTGGCGAAAAAGTCGCCGCGACGGTCACCTATCTGTCACGGAGCGCGGATTCGATGTCACGCAGCTACCGCATTGAAGCCACCGCCGAGCAACCGGACGGTATCCGCGATGGCATAACCGCTGAGATGTTCATCGCCGCAGCTACCACCCGCGCCCACCTCATTCCACCCTCCGCCCTGACCCTGGATGACAGCGGTATCGTCGGTGTCAAAACACTCGATGACGAGAACACGGTTACTTTCATGCCGGTCACCGTCGTCGGTGATGAAACCAGCCAGGTAAGTGCCGGCGTCTGGGTTACCGGTCTGCCCAATCAGGTTACCCTGATTACCCATGGGCAGGAAATCGTGTTCCCCGGACAGCAGGTCGAATCAGATTTCAGTTGGGCGCAAACCAGTCGCTAG